In Sphaeramia orbicularis chromosome 3, fSphaOr1.1, whole genome shotgun sequence, a genomic segment contains:
- the vstm2b gene encoding V-set and transmembrane domain-containing protein 2B isoform X2, with product MEKTGLYSLLYYFILNSPFMICANAAFTEVPKDVSVGEGEDVEMPCAFKAVSSAPMALEIQWWYLKEDVPKELPHELQISSPANRAKIVPREATKISTVRVQGNAISHRLSLSKVKKEDEGVYECRVSDLWADETQEFTVHASLHVSQGDGMVAEEAVSHIQNRWPLRNTNTALGGGAGRATSEPNQGMAGGQRLGQGKHRVPQQAQPGLLPSLSSTTTTSVVKSSASPLPGNAAILRQQLGAGCSCNEHHGPPPLHHPPVPA from the exons ATGGAAAAAACAGGACTCTACAGCCTCCTTTATTACTTCATTCTCAATTCGCCCTTTATGATTTGTGCAAATG CTGCATTTACTGAAGTCCCTAAAGATGTAAGTGTGGGGGAGGGAGAGGATGTGGAGATGCCCTGCGCCTTCAAGGCTGTCAGCTCAGCCCCCATGGCTTTGGAGATCCAGTGGTGGTACCTGAAGGAGGATGTGCCTAAAGAACTGCCTCACGAGCTGCAGATCAGCTCCCCGGCCAACAGAGCCAAG ATTGTTCCAAGGGAAGCCACAAAAATAAGT ACTGTGCGTGTTCAGGGCAACGCCATCTCCCACCGCCTCAGCCTGTCCAAGGTGAAGAAGGAAGACGAGGGGGTGTACGAGTGCCGTGTGTCTGACTTGTGGGCCGACGAGACTCAGGAATTTACCGTCCACGCCAGCCTGCACGTCTCGCAGGGTGACGGCATGGTGGCCGAAGAGGCGGTGTCTCATATCCAGAACCGCTGGCCCCTGAGGAATACCAACACAGCTCTGGGGGGCGGGGCTGGGAGGGCGACCTCAGAGCCAAACCAGGGGATGGCAGGAGGTCAAAGGTTAGGGCAGGGGAAGCATCGGGTTCCTCAGCAGGCCCAGCCCGGCCTCCTCCCGTCCctctcctccaccaccaccacctcggTGGTCAAGTCCTCGGCCTCACCGCTGCCAGGGAACGCAGCCATCCTCCGGCAGCAGCTT